In a genomic window of Cyprinus carpio isolate SPL01 chromosome A10, ASM1834038v1, whole genome shotgun sequence:
- the setd9 gene encoding SET domain-containing protein 9, translated as MIKALYKAFEVRWKSYRHRFVPWIALNLQKNERTLRQVKDRSRDKLVEDEEVLGSLVCLFTELLKNDMKNQSELLRFLPQAKRDKYTNVEDETRDAPSAVMLNALGFRIERKRSSLQLAGTGVFVTRGRAPKGSIVAMYPGTIYQADEPIFFQSIRNPFVFRCIDGVLIDGSDRAISKIVYRSCSGRDRLGPFRLGDCSWLTSDPVNPLAVGQYVNNCSNEKAANVCYQEYDVPEGFPLELRQFLPNVNYRADAQRSLRCVVLVSLRDINCGEELFSNYYTIVH; from the exons ATGATTAAAGCTCTTTATAAAGCGTTTGAGGTCAGGTGGAAATCCTACAGGCATAGATTTGTCCCCTGGATAGCGTTAAATCTGCAGAAAAATGAGAG AACTCTTCGTCAGGTGAAGGATCGATCGCGAGATAAGTTAGTCGAGGACGAGGAGGTGCTCGGATCTCTCGTGTGTTTATTCACGGAACTCCTTAAAAACGACATGAAGAATCAAAGCGAGCTGCTCAGGTTCCTTCCTCAGGCGAAACGCGACAAGTACACTAATGTTGAGGATGAAACACGCGATGCTCCCTCTGCAGTGATGCTGAACGCTCTGGGCTTCCGGATCGAGCGGAAGCGCAGCTCTCTGCAGTTGGCGGGAACCGGCGTGTTTGTTACGCGGGGACGCGCGCCGAAAGGAAGTATTGTAGCGATGTATCCAG GAACCATCTATCAGGCGGACGAGCCCATCTTCTTCCAGTCCATCAGAAATCCGTTTGTATTTCGATGCATCGACGGCGTTTTGATTGACGGCAGCGACAGAGCGATCTCTAAGATAGTGTACCG ATCGTGTAGCGGACGGGACAGACTCGGCCCCTTCCGTCTGGGTGACTGCTCCtggctgacctctgaccccgtGAACCCTCTCGCCGTGGGACAGTACGTCAACAACTGTTCTAATG AAAAAGCTGCGAATGTCTGCTATCAGGAGTACGACGTGCCTGAAGGGTTTCCTCTTGAGCTCCGTCAGTTCCTGCCCAACGTAAACTACAGAGCTGACGCTCAACG ATCTTTGCGCTGTGTGGTGCTTGTGTCACTGAGAGATATTAACTGTGGTGAAGAACTCTTCTCCAACTACTACACTATTGTGCATtga